From Gimesia panareensis, the proteins below share one genomic window:
- a CDS encoding ABC transporter permease, whose amino-acid sequence MIASLRTNWIILKTSIEERLVYRGDFVFATFVRFLPIVTQIFLWGAIYGIHTSKPVSSIKGYNYQEMVAYYLLVMVGRAFSSMPGLANGIANDVRDGTIKKYLIQPIDMLGYLFWARMAHKLVYYMVALGPFILLFYLCRDYFSGWPDAFTIFVWVLSLLMAFLVGFLIESLIGLISFWFLEVSSLIFIYMMLNYFLSGHMIPLDLFPEPLSQWMQMLPFKYLAYFPGTVILGKYTHQELIIELSIEIVWIVVLFSLNRIAFQRGIRRYSAFGG is encoded by the coding sequence ATGATCGCCAGCCTGCGGACCAATTGGATCATCCTCAAAACATCCATCGAAGAACGACTGGTGTACCGGGGAGATTTCGTCTTCGCGACCTTCGTCCGCTTCCTGCCAATCGTCACTCAGATCTTCCTGTGGGGCGCCATTTACGGCATCCACACCAGTAAACCGGTCAGCAGCATCAAAGGCTACAACTATCAGGAAATGGTCGCCTACTACCTGCTCGTGATGGTGGGGCGTGCCTTCTCCAGTATGCCCGGGCTGGCCAACGGCATTGCCAATGATGTGCGGGACGGGACCATCAAAAAATATCTGATCCAGCCGATCGATATGCTGGGATATCTCTTCTGGGCCCGCATGGCCCATAAGCTGGTCTACTATATGGTCGCTCTGGGACCGTTTATTCTGCTCTTCTACCTCTGTCGTGATTACTTCTCGGGCTGGCCGGATGCATTTACTATTTTTGTCTGGGTGCTGTCACTCCTGATGGCCTTCCTCGTCGGCTTTCTGATTGAATCACTCATCGGACTGATCTCCTTCTGGTTCCTGGAAGTCAGCTCGCTGATCTTTATCTATATGATGCTCAACTACTTTCTCTCCGGCCACATGATCCCCCTGGACCTCTTCCCGGAACCGCTGAGCCAGTGGATGCAGATGCTCCCGTTCAAATATCTGGCCTATTTCCCCGGCACGGTGATTCTAGGTAAATATACCCATCAGGAACTAATCATCGAATTGTCCATTGAAATTGTCTGGATCGTGGTCCTGTTTTCTCTGAATCGCATCGCCTTCCAGCGGGGAATCCGCCGCTATAGTGCTTTTGGCGGATAA
- a CDS encoding carboxy terminal-processing peptidase, whose protein sequence is MKLNPPSKAAAALSLCMVLLLGTAIFAQQAAVADSSNDSVTAKRVCAMVSRFHISGKPINDEISQKLMKRFIKQLDPQKLYFYQSDIEHFEADKTQLDDKLAVGDVSFAYDAFNLYLQRLQERMDYAQQLVDVDHDFTVDESIVVDAKDLDFAKDQNEMNERWRKRVKYDLLNLILEDTELAKAREQLHKRYRNNLRTMSQTEKPEKLEMYLSALTHCFDPHSSYMSPQTLEDFRISMELSLDGIGAALRSEDGYTVVAEIVPGGAADADGRLKAGDKIVGVAQEDGEFVDVVEMKLSKVVRYIRGKRGTIVQLRVKKEKNNAIEVYKLTRKKIELSTSEVKGKIIETGERLPGQTGRIGVISIPSFYRDFRGAQRGDENFKSTARDVRKVLYDFRDQGGVDGIIIDLRFNGGGALSEAIEVSGLFVDEGPVVQVKQMDGERKIHSDVEPGAVYTGPLVVVCNRLSASASEIFAGVIKDYKRGLIIGDTTTHGKGTVQNVMPVSNQMFSFLKGQDLGALKLTINQFYRVNGDSTQNRGVRSDIVLPSLIDNMDLGESFLDDAMEFDKTEVAPHESLGMVSPKILDQLKQASTKRVVADKDFKETQEEIDKYLKKKNQKTISLVEATRRKEMSNDKDKEEKEKKKKEEEEKKDSAADKDIFKKDFYNDEILNITVDYMNVLKNMNTVQR, encoded by the coding sequence ATGAAGTTAAATCCTCCCTCAAAAGCAGCCGCTGCTCTCAGCCTCTGCATGGTACTCCTGCTGGGAACGGCAATCTTTGCTCAGCAGGCCGCTGTCGCTGACTCCTCGAATGACTCTGTCACTGCCAAACGCGTCTGTGCCATGGTCAGTCGTTTCCATATCAGCGGCAAACCGATCAATGACGAAATCTCACAAAAGCTGATGAAGCGCTTCATTAAGCAGCTCGATCCGCAAAAACTTTACTTCTATCAATCTGATATCGAACACTTCGAAGCGGACAAGACACAGCTGGATGACAAACTGGCGGTCGGCGATGTCAGCTTTGCCTATGATGCATTTAACCTGTATCTGCAGCGTCTCCAGGAACGCATGGACTACGCTCAGCAGCTCGTTGATGTCGATCACGACTTCACCGTGGATGAATCGATCGTCGTCGATGCCAAGGATCTCGATTTCGCCAAAGATCAGAACGAGATGAACGAGCGTTGGAGAAAACGGGTCAAGTACGATCTGCTCAACCTGATTCTGGAAGACACCGAACTCGCCAAAGCACGCGAGCAGTTACACAAACGTTATCGCAACAACCTCCGTACCATGTCTCAGACCGAAAAACCTGAGAAACTCGAAATGTACCTCAGTGCCCTGACTCACTGTTTCGATCCTCACTCCAGCTACATGTCTCCCCAGACACTGGAAGACTTCCGGATCAGCATGGAACTCAGCCTCGATGGGATCGGTGCGGCACTTCGTTCGGAAGATGGCTACACCGTCGTTGCCGAAATCGTCCCCGGTGGTGCTGCTGATGCAGACGGTCGCCTCAAAGCAGGCGATAAAATCGTCGGCGTGGCCCAGGAAGACGGCGAGTTTGTAGACGTGGTCGAAATGAAACTCAGCAAAGTCGTACGTTACATCCGCGGCAAGCGGGGGACCATCGTCCAGCTGCGTGTCAAGAAAGAGAAAAACAATGCGATCGAAGTTTATAAGCTGACCCGTAAAAAGATCGAACTCAGCACTTCGGAAGTCAAAGGTAAGATCATTGAAACCGGAGAACGGCTCCCCGGTCAGACCGGACGCATCGGTGTGATCAGCATTCCTTCGTTCTACCGTGATTTCCGCGGCGCACAGCGGGGTGATGAAAACTTCAAGAGTACGGCCCGCGATGTCCGCAAGGTCCTCTACGACTTCCGCGATCAGGGTGGCGTTGACGGGATCATCATTGACCTGCGATTCAACGGTGGTGGTGCTCTCAGCGAAGCCATCGAAGTCTCCGGCCTGTTTGTCGACGAAGGACCTGTCGTGCAGGTGAAGCAGATGGACGGCGAACGCAAAATCCACAGCGATGTCGAACCGGGCGCTGTTTACACCGGTCCGCTGGTTGTGGTCTGTAACCGCCTCTCCGCTTCTGCTTCCGAGATCTTTGCCGGCGTCATTAAAGACTACAAACGTGGCCTCATCATCGGTGATACCACGACACACGGTAAAGGGACCGTCCAGAACGTGATGCCGGTTTCCAACCAGATGTTCAGCTTCCTCAAAGGCCAGGATCTGGGCGCCCTGAAACTGACCATTAACCAGTTCTACCGCGTCAACGGAGACAGTACTCAGAACCGGGGCGTCCGCTCCGATATCGTACTCCCGTCTCTGATCGACAACATGGACCTGGGAGAATCCTTCCTGGATGATGCCATGGAGTTTGACAAAACCGAAGTCGCTCCTCACGAGTCACTCGGGATGGTCAGTCCGAAAATCCTGGATCAGTTGAAGCAGGCCAGCACAAAACGTGTTGTCGCTGACAAGGACTTCAAAGAAACCCAGGAAGAAATCGACAAGTACCTGAAAAAGAAAAATCAGAAAACAATCTCTCTGGTCGAAGCCACACGACGTAAAGAAATGTCGAACGACAAAGACAAAGAAGAGAAAGAGAAGAAGAAAAAGGAAGAAGAAGAGAAGAAGGACAGTGCAGCCGACAAGGATATCTTCAAAAAGGATTTCTACAACGATGAAATCCTGAATATCACGGTCGACTACATGAACGTGCTCAAGAATATGAACACCGTCCAACGTTAA
- a CDS encoding ABC transporter ATP-binding protein, with protein sequence MNAIVVRNLEKTYKVYQKNEGVFASLKGLWKRDHKTVHAVTDVSFTIEQGEIVAFLGPNGAGKTTTLKLLSGLIFPSAGEATVLGHVPWKRENEYRRRFSLVMGQKNQLWWDLPAQESFRLHKEIYRIDPQQYDRRIDELTSLLEVKHLIGQPVRELSLGERMRMELIAALLHRPDVLLLDEPTIGLDVVSQRRVQEFLKYYQNEQKTTVVLTSHYMKDVEALCKRAIIINQGSIKHDGPLSDILDRFSNYKIMDVQFDGDDMPRDFSQWGEVLENEAPRVKLKVPRNKIPEILSSLLAKYRILDVGVQERPLEEVIAEVFTEQKETAALQREQSLEPSATE encoded by the coding sequence ATGAATGCCATCGTCGTCAGAAATCTCGAGAAAACATACAAAGTCTACCAGAAAAACGAAGGGGTTTTTGCCTCTTTGAAAGGGCTCTGGAAGCGCGATCATAAAACCGTTCACGCGGTCACCGATGTCAGTTTCACGATCGAGCAGGGGGAAATCGTCGCCTTTCTCGGCCCCAATGGAGCCGGCAAAACCACAACCCTCAAGCTGCTTTCCGGCCTGATCTTTCCCTCCGCCGGCGAAGCCACCGTCCTCGGACATGTCCCCTGGAAACGGGAAAATGAATACCGTCGCCGCTTCTCCCTCGTCATGGGCCAGAAGAACCAGCTCTGGTGGGACCTCCCCGCCCAGGAATCGTTCCGCCTGCACAAAGAGATCTACCGCATCGATCCCCAACAGTACGACCGCCGCATCGATGAGCTCACCAGTCTGCTGGAAGTCAAACACCTGATTGGTCAACCCGTGCGTGAACTCTCCCTCGGTGAGCGGATGCGGATGGAACTCATCGCCGCCCTGTTGCACCGTCCCGACGTCCTCCTGCTGGATGAACCGACCATCGGGCTGGATGTCGTCTCGCAGCGCCGCGTGCAGGAATTTCTGAAATACTACCAGAACGAACAGAAAACGACGGTCGTACTCACCAGTCATTACATGAAAGATGTAGAAGCCCTCTGTAAACGGGCCATCATCATCAACCAGGGAAGCATCAAGCATGACGGCCCCCTGAGCGACATTCTCGACCGCTTCAGCAATTATAAAATCATGGACGTGCAGTTTGACGGCGATGACATGCCTCGCGACTTCTCCCAATGGGGTGAAGTCCTGGAGAACGAAGCGCCGCGTGTCAAACTGAAAGTCCCTCGGAATAAAATTCCGGAGATCCTCTCCAGCCTGCTCGCGAAATACCGGATACTCGATGTCGGCGTACAGGAACGCCCGCTCGAAGAAGTGATTGCGGAAGTCTTCACCGAACAAAAAGAGACGGCCGCTCTCCAGCGGGAACAGAGCCTGGAACCATCAGCAACCGAATAA
- a CDS encoding TetR/AcrR family transcriptional regulator has translation MSSTDTPKKEVTSQEAILKAAIEEFAERGVDGARIEAVAREANFNKSLIYRYFNDKRGLFEAALQNKLQERSDTVEKIPVNISEILQYYFEENLRDQNYVRVLLNEAQQNNGAPIIDEPWRREYYQNHINRLKKSQEEGIISDDFDPVCLMLICTALVFFPATLPQLAQLISGHPVDSEEFQAQWKDCISLLGQLLQPGK, from the coding sequence ATGTCATCGACCGATACGCCTAAAAAAGAAGTCACCTCTCAGGAAGCCATTCTCAAAGCGGCAATTGAGGAGTTCGCGGAACGGGGCGTGGATGGAGCCCGGATCGAAGCAGTGGCCCGCGAGGCCAATTTCAACAAATCGCTGATCTATCGCTATTTCAACGATAAACGGGGCCTGTTCGAGGCGGCACTGCAAAACAAACTCCAGGAGCGGAGTGACACGGTCGAAAAGATCCCGGTCAACATCAGCGAAATTCTACAATATTACTTCGAGGAAAACCTCCGCGATCAGAATTACGTTCGCGTGCTGCTCAACGAAGCACAGCAGAACAACGGCGCTCCGATCATCGACGAGCCCTGGCGACGGGAGTATTACCAGAACCACATTAATCGACTCAAAAAGTCACAGGAAGAGGGCATCATTTCCGATGATTTTGATCCCGTCTGCCTGATGCTGATCTGTACTGCCCTGGTCTTTTTCCCTGCCACGCTGCCCCAGTTGGCGCAACTGATTTCAGGGCACCCGGTCGATTCCGAGGAATTCCAGGCCCAATGGAAGGACTGTATCTCGCTGTTGGGACAGTTGCTGCAGCCGGGGAAGTAA
- a CDS encoding beta/alpha barrel domain-containing protein: MQNPSSLPHYDRLQTYQWNYDHAPDPVELEIPDVPGDWAFCGLPVPSPLGIPAGPLLNGKWVRYYASLGFDVLTYKTVRSTARECYPLPNLQPVTVSSMTGRESQVTLTDQMQGSWAVSFGMPSAAPETWREDIAQTRRLLPAEKILSVSVVGSLQPGWSLDDLANDYALCARWALESGADCIETNFSCPNVCTRDGQLYQQPEAAALVASRVRAAIGETPYLIKIGHLTQENVARTFLEAVTPYASGIVMTNSVATTVTDADGTLLFNGEQRGICGSATREASLHQLQLFRRLLSELPPDSNQTQLISCGGISSVQDVRQFLEAGAQATHLATAAMCDPLIACQIRAELAKEPL, translated from the coding sequence ATGCAGAACCCCTCTTCCCTGCCACACTACGATCGACTACAGACTTACCAGTGGAACTACGACCACGCCCCCGATCCGGTTGAACTCGAGATCCCGGATGTTCCGGGAGACTGGGCTTTCTGTGGGCTACCGGTCCCCTCTCCGCTCGGTATCCCTGCCGGCCCCCTGCTCAACGGCAAATGGGTCCGGTATTACGCCAGCCTGGGCTTCGATGTGTTAACCTACAAAACGGTCCGCTCCACAGCACGGGAATGCTACCCGCTACCCAATCTGCAACCAGTGACTGTCTCCTCCATGACAGGACGGGAATCACAGGTCACGCTCACCGACCAGATGCAGGGCAGTTGGGCCGTCTCATTCGGTATGCCTTCTGCAGCCCCCGAAACCTGGCGCGAGGATATCGCACAAACGCGTCGCCTGTTGCCCGCGGAGAAAATTCTGTCGGTCTCCGTGGTGGGCAGCCTGCAGCCTGGCTGGTCTCTGGATGACCTCGCCAATGATTATGCCCTCTGCGCCCGCTGGGCCCTGGAAAGCGGAGCCGACTGTATCGAAACCAATTTTTCCTGTCCCAATGTCTGCACCCGCGACGGCCAGCTCTATCAGCAGCCCGAAGCCGCAGCCCTGGTCGCCAGCCGGGTCCGGGCTGCCATCGGCGAGACTCCCTACCTGATCAAAATCGGACATCTGACTCAAGAAAACGTAGCCCGCACTTTTCTGGAAGCAGTGACACCGTATGCCTCAGGAATCGTGATGACCAACAGTGTCGCGACAACCGTTACTGATGCAGATGGAACCCTGTTATTTAATGGAGAACAGCGAGGCATCTGCGGCTCTGCCACCCGGGAAGCCTCTCTGCATCAGCTGCAACTCTTCCGACGGCTGCTCTCAGAATTACCGCCGGACAGCAATCAAACACAGCTGATCTCCTGCGGGGGCATCAGTTCTGTTCAGGATGTCAGGCAGTTTCTCGAAGCCGGTGCCCAGGCGACGCATCTGGCCACAGCCGCCATGTGCGATCCGCTGATCGCCTGTCAGATCCGTGCAGAACTGGCAAAAGAACCTCTCTGA
- a CDS encoding aldehyde dehydrogenase family protein: protein MIQQQPYVSDVSAPAVTQALTELTAAAPTIRLSIQERMRLTRECLQSLSAAAREWVELSCQAKRIPEGSTVRAEEVLAGPVSVARFLQVLLLSLKSIEQTGQPPLSGRPVLSGTGHRRVPVFPASGMFDSLVFFGLKAEAWLKQADPDGGLFDLSVLEKSAVDGSALPLTLVLGAGNVSAIPATDVLTKILQDGERVLLKMNPVNEYLQPVFEQAFQPLISAGLLRIVCGDGRIGAALVEHPAVERIHITGSTQTHDAIVWGNTAEERSRRKEQNQPCLQVPITSELGNISPWIVVPGNYSEKQLRFQAENVVASIVNNASFNCLATKLIVTAANWKQRDHFLALIEQRLSEIPPRYAYYPGAAARWERFAGETPSDENYLPWKLIRNADPRETPHLFQEESFVCVCAETALGADSPTEFLERAVTFVNQDVWGTLCATITVPNEFRKQQANQLEQAIARLNYGAVAVNHWPALNYAFMTTPWGGAPGGDLRDVVSGIGNVHNTYFLSDVEKTVLCGPLTLIPYPVWFPSHPHSEAVGWRLLDLYTQPSMGGLMRVGLSVVKP, encoded by the coding sequence ATGATTCAGCAACAGCCTTACGTTTCTGATGTCAGCGCGCCTGCAGTTACGCAGGCGCTGACTGAATTGACGGCAGCCGCTCCGACCATTCGGCTCTCGATTCAGGAGCGGATGCGGTTAACCCGGGAATGTCTGCAGTCTCTTTCCGCTGCGGCGCGGGAGTGGGTTGAACTATCCTGCCAGGCCAAACGGATTCCGGAAGGGAGCACGGTCCGCGCGGAAGAGGTGCTGGCCGGGCCGGTTTCGGTGGCTCGTTTTCTGCAGGTGCTGCTGCTCAGCCTGAAGTCGATCGAACAGACGGGGCAGCCACCACTTTCCGGGAGACCGGTTCTTTCAGGGACAGGTCACAGGCGGGTTCCCGTCTTTCCCGCTTCGGGCATGTTTGATTCGCTGGTCTTTTTCGGTCTGAAAGCGGAGGCGTGGCTCAAGCAGGCGGATCCGGACGGGGGACTGTTCGATCTGTCTGTGTTAGAGAAGTCTGCTGTAGACGGATCTGCGCTGCCCTTGACCCTCGTGCTGGGGGCCGGGAATGTTTCTGCGATTCCTGCGACCGACGTGCTGACCAAAATCCTGCAGGATGGGGAACGGGTTCTGTTGAAAATGAATCCGGTGAATGAGTACCTGCAGCCGGTATTCGAGCAGGCCTTTCAGCCACTGATTTCGGCAGGGCTGCTACGGATTGTTTGTGGAGACGGCAGGATCGGGGCGGCGCTGGTAGAGCATCCTGCTGTCGAACGCATTCATATTACCGGTTCGACTCAGACCCACGATGCGATCGTCTGGGGAAATACTGCTGAGGAGCGGAGCAGGCGGAAGGAGCAGAATCAGCCTTGCCTGCAGGTGCCGATTACCAGCGAACTGGGGAATATCTCTCCCTGGATTGTGGTGCCTGGCAACTATTCGGAAAAGCAACTGCGGTTTCAGGCTGAGAACGTAGTCGCTTCGATTGTGAATAATGCTTCCTTCAACTGCCTGGCGACGAAATTGATTGTCACTGCTGCCAACTGGAAACAACGCGATCATTTTCTGGCATTGATTGAACAACGCCTGTCGGAAATTCCGCCGCGGTATGCCTATTACCCGGGGGCAGCTGCCCGCTGGGAACGCTTTGCCGGGGAGACTCCCTCTGATGAAAATTATCTGCCCTGGAAGCTGATTCGAAATGCCGATCCCCGCGAGACTCCCCATCTGTTTCAGGAAGAATCTTTCGTCTGTGTCTGTGCAGAAACTGCACTTGGGGCCGATTCCCCAACCGAATTTCTGGAACGGGCAGTCACGTTTGTGAATCAGGATGTGTGGGGGACGCTGTGTGCCACGATCACAGTGCCGAATGAATTTCGCAAGCAGCAGGCGAATCAGCTGGAGCAGGCAATCGCCCGATTGAATTATGGGGCGGTGGCCGTCAACCACTGGCCGGCGTTGAACTACGCCTTCATGACGACCCCCTGGGGAGGGGCTCCCGGGGGAGATTTACGGGATGTTGTCAGCGGGATCGGAAATGTGCACAACACGTATTTTCTGTCAGACGTGGAAAAGACCGTTCTCTGCGGGCCTCTGACGCTGATTCCTTATCCGGTCTGGTTTCCCTCGCATCCGCATTCGGAGGCGGTGGGCTGGCGCCTGCTGGATTTGTATACACAACCTTCTATGGGCGGTCTCATGCGGGTCGGACTGTCTGTGGTGAAGCCTTAA
- a CDS encoding DUF1559 domain-containing protein: MVCRQPLKRGFTLIELLVVIAIIAILIALLLPAVQQAREAARRTQCKNNVKQFGLAMHNYHEAHSTFPLGTSVNFNTSSGGGNFISNGIVMMLPYFDQTNLSNLYNQTKAWENQSAAAARTVVPTFVCPSNVGPNPISDSALGALSLPVGSTFGITTYALCRGSNIGWCNTSSHPSNVKGMFDLNRGAKMRDILDGSSNTIAMGEAGTGPQFILCEGQGCNTAPSTKVEASQAWIVAQPPNTDFKSVLGPRASIFGSTADRINKTYTTETLIDLGNYSTCSLSGADATSNFRSQHIGGCHFLYADGSVHFISENVDLGTYQALSTTHGSEVVETP, from the coding sequence ATGGTATGTCGTCAACCTCTGAAGCGAGGATTCACCCTCATCGAGTTGCTGGTCGTAATCGCCATCATTGCGATTCTGATTGCTCTGTTGCTCCCGGCGGTGCAGCAGGCCCGGGAAGCGGCTCGTCGAACGCAGTGCAAGAACAACGTGAAACAGTTCGGCCTGGCAATGCATAACTACCATGAAGCGCACAGCACGTTTCCTTTGGGGACAAGCGTGAATTTCAATACTTCTTCGGGCGGTGGGAATTTCATCTCGAACGGGATCGTGATGATGCTGCCGTATTTTGATCAGACGAACCTCTCGAATCTCTATAATCAGACCAAGGCTTGGGAAAATCAGTCTGCAGCAGCAGCCCGTACCGTAGTGCCGACCTTTGTCTGTCCCTCGAATGTCGGGCCGAATCCGATTTCAGACTCCGCCCTGGGGGCACTCAGTCTGCCCGTGGGAAGTACCTTCGGGATTACCACCTATGCTCTGTGTCGCGGATCGAATATCGGCTGGTGTAATACCAGTAGTCATCCCAGTAATGTGAAGGGCATGTTTGATCTGAACCGTGGCGCCAAGATGCGGGATATCCTGGACGGTTCGAGCAATACCATCGCAATGGGGGAAGCGGGGACCGGTCCTCAGTTTATCCTGTGTGAAGGTCAGGGCTGTAACACGGCTCCTTCAACTAAAGTGGAAGCCTCGCAGGCCTGGATCGTGGCACAGCCGCCGAACACTGATTTTAAATCTGTACTGGGTCCCCGGGCGAGTATCTTTGGCAGTACGGCTGATCGGATCAACAAGACCTACACAACCGAAACACTGATTGACCTGGGGAACTATTCCACCTGCTCACTGAGCGGCGCAGACGCGACCAGTAATTTCCGCAGTCAGCATATCGGCGGTTGTCATTTTCTCTATGCGGACGGCTCCGTGCATTTCATCAGCGAGAATGTCGACCTGGGAACCTATCAGGCACTCTCCACTACTCATGGAAGCGAAGTGGTCGAGACTCCGTAA